The segment CCGTCGTGAGAAGTAACGCTGACCATCCAAGGCACCGGATGGAATGCGTTTTTCTGCATCAGTTCTCTAGGGTGTTCGGTCAAGAAGGCAGTGCCATCAGTCATTTCAAAGTCTTCAACCACCGGGACAAAGGTCATTATCCAGTCTGTCCTCCATTGCTTTTACATGTAATTAGCCATTGAATTGAACGTCCTTATAGAAATTTTACCAAGACGACGTGTGCTTTCTTCACCACGAGCTCCGTAGGTTTGGCTCTCATGCATTTCAGAATATCATGATTGCTTGTCGTGTTATCTCCGCATTCGAGCAGCTCGGCGAGTCGATGAGTGCGGCCGATTGGGTCGCGGTTCCAAGCCCAGTGGGTGAGCGCGTTTCCACTTTGGGAAATTGCCGCGTGGAATAGCcctgaattttacaatttgaatggaaagtgaaattttgagctttaaaaataaacaccttTGGATAAGGGAGACATCATGTGCAAGTGCGCGCTGACGGCGCCTGCATTATCGCCCATAATGGTGACTTTATCTGGATTTCCACCAAAGGCAGCAATATTTTCCTTCACCCATTTCAGAGCTTGCACTTGATCTTTCAGCCCAAAGTTGCCTGGACAATCTGCACTCTCAGTGCTGAGGAAGcctatatttttgaataatttaacgcAAACcagtgaaatgcaaatttaaattaccaagTGCGCCAAGGCGGTAGTTAAAAGTTacaaacaaagagtttccagGCTCTCCATCCAGGAGCAGCGACggattgtatttttcaatgttgCCGTTGCTTTGCACGAACAATCCTCCgtgaataaagaaaattactgGCGCAAGCACTTTTTCGTTTTCCTGTGGCAGCTGTAATTTTACTTCACTCGTGAGCAGTAATTCAACTGGAATGCCACGGCGAAACATACTTTCGTTGAATACACGTTGATGAAGAGGCAATCTTCTTTTCCAACATACGCCATGTCGGGGTATTTGAGTTGGGCACAGCGGCTCCTATTCTTTGTGGCATCGTAAATGCCCTCCCAAGGTTCCGCAGGAACGGGGGGCTGCgtgtaataaaaatcaaacaatctACTTTGTGCCCGGCAGCTAGTGAGGAAAAAATAACCTGAAATCTGAGTTCCTTCACCGGCGGCTTGGCGTAGGGGATTCCGAGAAACGTGTAAATGTCGTTACCCGATCTGGTTTTTAATATCTTTCCCCTGAGCTGGCCTTGCCTGATGGTGACCAGAGGCCTGTCGTCGCTCACGCCGCTGCCCAGCAAGCTGAACAGCACAAGCAAGCAGCCCCCGAGAATTGCGCTTCCTTTCATCGCGAACGT is part of the Cloeon dipterum chromosome 1, ieCloDipt1.1, whole genome shotgun sequence genome and harbors:
- the LOC135934696 gene encoding esterase FE4-like, whose translation is MKGSAILGGCLLVLFSLLGSGVSDDRPLVTIRQGQLRGKILKTRSGNDIYTFLGIPYAKPPVKELRFQPPVPAEPWEGIYDATKNRSRCAQLKYPDMAYVGKEDCLFINVYSTKLPQENEKVLAPVIFFIHGGLFVQSNGNIEKYNPSLLLDGEPGNSLFVTFNYRLGALGFLSTESADCPGNFGLKDQVQALKWVKENIAAFGGNPDKVTIMGDNAGAVSAHLHMMSPLSKGLFHAAISQSGNALTHWAWNRDPIGRTHRLAELLECGDNTTSNHDILKCMRAKPTELVVKKAHVVLQWRTDWIMTFVPVVEDFEMTDGTAFLTEHPRELMQKNAFHPVPWMVSVTSHDGLPHSLNLLLFGGIMHDLNHEFETYFPYYFELDGEMDRAVEASKLIREYYMKGASFNMGAQLELAKLHTDYYYFVPLVKSVALHVMADAPPVYVYHFSFQNRHNRIAIGVPQGDDTQYILFKEDGGRLAAKDGSIEMEIAQRLIALIKNFITHGEPIPKGDDSFGVQWPPADMKKLNFIDFNKKLTLNDTFYNDRIAFWNGIDDLLSTGQSVLTDGPEDPNAKDEL